CGCCAGGAGCTGCGGGGCGAGCTGCAGCGCATCCGCGGGCAGGTGCACGACGTAAACGCGGAGCTCAACATCATCCGCCGCCAGGCCACCGTCTCGGCGAGCGTGGTGAGCGAGCTGAACCTGCAGCTCAGCGAGACGCAGAAGAAGATCGACGCCACCACGGCTGAGCTGACCACCACGCAGATGCGGCTGGCGGAGAAGAAGTCGCTCCTCAACCGCCGCCTGCGCGACCTGTACAAGCGCGGCCCGCTGCACGCGGCGGAGGTGCTGCTCTCGTCGCGCTCCTTCGCGGACCTCCTCAACCGCTACAAGTACCTGCACCTCGTTGCCCAGCGCGACCGGGGGCTGGTGAACGAGGTGGAGGAGCTTTCGCGCCAGCTCACCCTGCGCGAGCAGGAGCTGCGGCGCAGCTACAACGACATCCAGTACCTGCAGAACGAGCGCAGAGACGAGCACCAGCAGCTCCGCAGCCTCCAGGGCGAGCGAGGCGAGACGCTCAACGTCCTGCAGAAGCACGAGCGCTCCACCACCGCCCAGCTCGCCGAGCTGGCGCGCGACGAGCGCCGCCTTACCGGCCTCATCGCCACGCTGGAGGCCCGCCGCCGCGAGGCCGAGCGCCGCGAGCGCGACCGGGTGGCCGCCGCGGCCGTCGCGCGCACCCGCGCCGCCGCCGCGGGCCGTCCGGCTCCCGCCGCCGCGGCCCCGGTGCGCGCCCCCGCGTCCACCATGACCACGGCGGACGTGGGCAACCTGGCGTGGCCGGTGGGCGGGCGACTGGTCTACCGCTTCGGGCGGGTGACGCAGCCCAACGGCACCGCCATCCGCTACAACGGCGTGGGGATCGGCGCGGCGCCGGGCTCGCCGGTGCGCGCGGTGGAGGGCGGCACCGTGGAGATGGCCGCGCCCTTCGAAGGCTACGGCCCGACCGTCGTCGTGAGCCACGGTGGCGGCTACTACTCGCTCTACCTCTACCTGAAGCAGGTGCAGGTGCAGCAGGGCGCCACCATCGTGAAGGGCCAGGTGGTGGGCACCGTCGGCGGCGAGCAGACGCCGGAGGGGGCGCACGTCGAGTTCCAGATCCGCGCGCCGGGCGGGCAGGCGGTGGACCCGCTCACCTGGTTGCGGGGGCAGGCGCGCTGATGGCGCTCACGCCCGTATACGGCCACGAGGACGTGCGCGGCGTGCTCGTGGCGGCCGTGCGCGCGGGGACGCTGGCGCAGTCGCTCCTCTTCCACGGCCCCAGCGGCGTGGGGAAGCAGCGCGTGGGGCTCTGGCTGGCGCAGCAGATCATGTGCGAGTCGCCGGCGCCGGACGGGCTGGCGTGCGGGCGCTGCCAGAGCTGCCGGATGGTGCCGCGGCTGGAGCACCCGGACGTGCACTGGTTCTTCCCCCTCCCCCGCCCCGACGCGGCGACCCCGGAGAAGCTGCGCGAGAAGCTGGAGGAGTCGCGCGGGG
The Longimicrobium sp. DNA segment above includes these coding regions:
- a CDS encoding peptidoglycan DD-metalloendopeptidase family protein; amino-acid sequence: MRPARAFAALLLAAVLPLAAIAQQRAPQQEISESQRRLQEIRRERQELRGELQRIRGQVHDVNAELNIIRRQATVSASVVSELNLQLSETQKKIDATTAELTTTQMRLAEKKSLLNRRLRDLYKRGPLHAAEVLLSSRSFADLLNRYKYLHLVAQRDRGLVNEVEELSRQLTLREQELRRSYNDIQYLQNERRDEHQQLRSLQGERGETLNVLQKHERSTTAQLAELARDERRLTGLIATLEARRREAERRERDRVAAAAVARTRAAAAGRPAPAAAAPVRAPASTMTTADVGNLAWPVGGRLVYRFGRVTQPNGTAIRYNGVGIGAAPGSPVRAVEGGTVEMAAPFEGYGPTVVVSHGGGYYSLYLYLKQVQVQQGATIVKGQVVGTVGGEQTPEGAHVEFQIRAPGGQAVDPLTWLRGQAR